A stretch of Gemmatimonas aurantiaca T-27 DNA encodes these proteins:
- a CDS encoding HAMP domain-containing histidine kinase → MTDARGHLTPGGAAAGEAAGIARWLTVHDDLLRGLAHAVSNRLATVSAMAGMLEGGGALDPRFVRGLQGDAEQLEGLLQTLRMLPRREESGVEPMLVSDAADAARRLVEHHPALRDVTIQVEALNDVMPVLADATALAHAIAVSLLGAARRMGTTRALTVTLATAGDDVQIRTQATDALSGDDADDAIDRAAIDWLLARSHGRADTSAPGCGISVTTLQASRRRT, encoded by the coding sequence ATGACCGACGCGCGTGGACACCTGACCCCGGGAGGGGCAGCCGCTGGAGAGGCGGCTGGTATCGCGCGATGGCTCACCGTACATGACGATTTGCTGCGTGGCCTGGCACATGCGGTGAGCAACCGTCTGGCGACGGTGTCCGCGATGGCTGGCATGCTGGAGGGCGGCGGCGCCCTGGACCCACGATTCGTGCGCGGGCTGCAGGGCGATGCCGAGCAGCTCGAGGGGTTGCTGCAGACGCTGCGCATGCTGCCGCGCCGCGAGGAGTCGGGTGTCGAGCCGATGCTGGTGAGCGATGCGGCCGATGCGGCGCGTCGCCTGGTGGAGCATCATCCCGCCCTGCGCGACGTGACCATCCAAGTGGAGGCGCTGAATGACGTGATGCCGGTGCTGGCCGATGCCACGGCGCTGGCCCACGCCATCGCGGTGAGTCTGCTGGGCGCTGCCCGCCGCATGGGGACGACGCGCGCCCTCACCGTCACCCTCGCCACAGCGGGCGACGATGTGCAGATCCGGACCCAGGCCACCGACGCGTTGTCCGGTGATGACGCCGACGATGCCATCGATCGTGCCGCCATCGACTGGCTGCTGGCCAGGAGTCATGGTCGCGCCGACACGAGTGCCCCGGGGTGCGGCATCAGCGTGACCACCCTCCAGGCATCGCGTCGCCGTACCTGA
- a CDS encoding rod-binding protein, producing the protein MIDSVTSRAMGVTSTSGTPPRSADADTKLRETAKQLEGLFVQQLFKVMRQTVPQQEGFVSGGAGEDMFTGLMDEHLAAETPNQLGSGLSEALYRQLRGFLPASPADRSSDVASMNTVSPTN; encoded by the coding sequence ATGATCGACTCCGTTACGTCGCGCGCAATGGGTGTCACAAGTACCTCCGGCACCCCTCCCCGTTCCGCTGATGCTGACACCAAGCTGCGTGAGACGGCGAAGCAGCTCGAAGGCCTCTTCGTCCAACAGCTCTTCAAAGTCATGCGACAGACCGTTCCGCAGCAGGAAGGCTTCGTTTCAGGCGGTGCCGGTGAAGACATGTTCACCGGACTGATGGACGAGCACCTTGCTGCCGAAACTCCTAATCAATTGGGAAGCGGTCTTTCCGAGGCGTTGTACCGTCAGTTGCGCGGCTTTCTTCCCGCCAGCCCTGCAGACCGCTCTTCCGATGTCGCATCCATGAACACCGTTTCACCCACGAACTGA
- a CDS encoding SDR family oxidoreductase, with protein MTSPINSGLSRVALVTGGSRGIGRAIALQLAADGMAVVVNYAGDADSAAETVATITSAGGRATAVQADISDAPSVRRLFADSLTAFGRLDVVVNSAGVMPMARITSDQVDAFDKVIATNLRGAFLVLAEAAQHVAAGGRIIALSTSVIALSLPAYGPYIASKAGVEGLVRVLANELRGREITVNAVAPGPVGTELFFHGKTEAQVAHIAKLAPLERLGTPEEIARAVSFLAGPDGGWVNAQVLRVNGGYA; from the coding sequence ATGACATCTCCCATCAATTCCGGCTTGTCCCGCGTGGCGCTCGTCACCGGCGGATCCCGTGGCATCGGGCGGGCCATCGCTCTGCAACTCGCGGCCGACGGCATGGCCGTGGTGGTCAACTACGCCGGTGATGCCGACAGCGCCGCCGAGACGGTGGCCACCATCACATCGGCCGGTGGGCGCGCGACAGCCGTGCAGGCCGATATCAGCGATGCGCCCAGTGTGCGCAGGCTCTTTGCCGATTCCCTCACTGCGTTTGGCCGCCTCGATGTGGTCGTGAACAGCGCCGGCGTCATGCCCATGGCGCGCATCACCAGCGATCAGGTGGATGCGTTCGACAAGGTGATCGCGACCAACCTGCGCGGCGCGTTTCTCGTGCTGGCGGAAGCGGCGCAGCATGTGGCTGCGGGCGGGCGCATCATCGCCCTGTCGACCAGCGTGATTGCATTGTCACTCCCGGCCTACGGTCCGTACATCGCGTCGAAGGCGGGCGTTGAAGGGCTGGTGCGCGTGCTCGCCAACGAACTGCGTGGACGTGAGATCACGGTGAACGCTGTTGCGCCCGGACCGGTGGGCACGGAGTTGTTCTTCCACGGCAAGACCGAAGCACAGGTGGCGCACATCGCCAAGCTGGCGCCGCTCGAACGACTCGGCACGCCCGAGGAGATCGCACGTGCGGTGTCGTTCCTGGCCGGTCCGGACGGTGGTTGGGTGAACGCGCAGGTATTGCGCGTGAACGGCGGCTACGCCTGA
- a CDS encoding EAL and HDOD domain-containing protein has protein sequence MSARMPVHDVDVTPPPTAQHVFIARQPIFDRAPDRVAYELLYRASREATAATTDMSPTFMCGDTALHALLSIGLERLTAGTKAFVNITEDHLLGELYKIFDAQAVVLEPLETIDGSPAVVDACKRAVADGYTLALDDYDGRVSLDPLLPLATIVKVDVLPHTKAGTLEQLVPLVARLKGMGLTVLAERVETAAELAACRAMGFDLFQGYVFSRPETLDGRAANVHQAAVFQIVSMLNEPRVTEWDLENAFRGHPSLSFTLLRIVNSASFGGRSVDSIPHAIRLVGREALSRWMIIMLVASVGAQSAVAHEAVMTALVRGRFCEAVSAHAGHSDPAARFLVGLLSRMDVLLGLPMDQVLDRLPVSKDVRDALLRGIGPHADVLRLADAYERADWEQVEQEVPGMRAAFTELYTESVIWSGDRLASAAPQ, from the coding sequence ATGTCCGCCCGCATGCCTGTCCATGATGTCGATGTGACGCCGCCACCCACGGCGCAGCACGTCTTTATTGCCCGTCAACCGATCTTTGATCGGGCGCCGGATCGTGTGGCGTACGAGTTGTTGTATCGCGCATCGCGTGAAGCGACGGCCGCGACGACCGACATGTCTCCCACGTTCATGTGCGGAGACACCGCCCTGCATGCGCTGCTGTCCATCGGACTGGAACGGTTGACGGCCGGCACGAAGGCCTTCGTGAACATCACCGAAGATCACCTTCTGGGCGAACTCTACAAGATCTTCGATGCGCAGGCGGTCGTGCTGGAGCCGCTGGAGACCATCGACGGGTCGCCGGCCGTGGTGGACGCTTGCAAGCGGGCGGTGGCTGATGGCTACACGCTGGCGCTCGACGACTACGATGGGCGCGTGTCCCTGGATCCGCTGCTGCCGCTGGCCACGATCGTGAAAGTGGATGTGCTGCCGCATACCAAGGCGGGAACACTCGAGCAGCTCGTTCCCCTCGTGGCTCGACTGAAGGGCATGGGACTCACGGTCCTGGCCGAACGGGTAGAGACGGCCGCGGAATTGGCGGCCTGTCGAGCGATGGGCTTCGATCTGTTCCAGGGATATGTGTTCAGTCGCCCTGAAACGCTCGACGGCCGGGCGGCCAATGTGCATCAGGCAGCGGTGTTCCAGATCGTGTCGATGCTGAATGAGCCACGGGTCACCGAATGGGATCTCGAGAACGCGTTCCGCGGTCATCCGTCGTTGTCGTTCACCCTGCTGCGCATCGTGAACTCGGCGTCATTCGGTGGGCGCAGTGTGGATTCCATTCCGCACGCCATCCGGTTGGTGGGTCGCGAGGCTCTGTCGCGTTGGATGATCATCATGCTGGTGGCATCGGTGGGTGCACAAAGTGCCGTGGCGCATGAAGCGGTGATGACGGCGCTGGTGCGTGGTCGTTTCTGCGAAGCGGTGAGTGCACATGCGGGGCACTCGGATCCGGCCGCGCGGTTCCTGGTGGGACTCCTGTCCCGCATGGACGTGCTGCTCGGTTTGCCCATGGACCAGGTGCTGGACCGGTTGCCCGTGAGCAAGGACGTGCGTGATGCGCTGCTGCGGGGCATCGGACCACATGCCGATGTGCTGCGTCTGGCCGATGCCTATGAACGGGCCGATTGGGAACAGGTGGAACAGGAAGTGCCGGGCATGCGGGCCGCATTCACCGAGTTGTACACGGAGTCGGTGATCTGGTCGGGGGATCGACTGGCGAGTGCTGCGCCACAGTAG
- a CDS encoding carbon storage regulator, producing the protein MLILGRREGDSIIIDGGIRIVVVSCDRGGVRIGIEAPSTVKILRGEIAQQVAQENQRAAAPTDASWLATLGAPVAPAATPAAVSAPVAPSADASASTETA; encoded by the coding sequence ATGCTAATTCTTGGACGTCGCGAAGGCGACTCGATCATCATCGACGGCGGTATCCGTATCGTCGTCGTATCCTGCGACCGTGGTGGCGTGCGTATCGGCATTGAAGCGCCGAGCACCGTCAAGATTCTGCGTGGCGAGATCGCGCAGCAGGTCGCTCAGGAAAACCAGCGGGCTGCCGCGCCGACCGATGCCTCCTGGCTCGCGACGCTCGGCGCTCCGGTGGCACCAGCGGCGACCCCGGCGGCCGTGTCCGCTCCTGTTGCCCCCTCGGCCGACGCCTCGGCATCCACCGAGACGGCCTGA
- a CDS encoding winged helix-turn-helix transcriptional regulator — protein MDTVFDATSERDRLARELLTRIADKWTLLVIEALEDGAPKRFTRLQEQVGEVSQKMLTKTLRQLERDGLVTRRVHPVVPPHVDYQLTPRGASLGEAACAIWNWVDEHAEAVAQARNATSDPRETAQDVDCD, from the coding sequence ATGGATACTGTCTTCGATGCCACCAGCGAGCGTGATCGTTTAGCCCGCGAACTGCTGACCCGCATTGCTGACAAGTGGACACTGCTCGTCATCGAAGCGCTGGAAGATGGTGCACCAAAACGCTTTACGCGCTTGCAGGAACAGGTCGGCGAAGTGAGCCAAAAGATGCTCACCAAGACTCTCCGACAACTGGAACGCGATGGCCTGGTCACGCGGCGGGTGCACCCGGTGGTGCCACCGCATGTGGACTACCAGCTCACCCCACGTGGTGCCTCGCTGGGCGAGGCGGCCTGTGCGATCTGGAACTGGGTGGATGAACACGCTGAGGCCGTCGCGCAGGCCCGAAACGCGACCAGCGACCCACGCGAGACCGCTCAGGACGTCGACTGCGACTGA
- a CDS encoding putative ABC exporter domain-containing protein, which produces MTETPTGAHSTLRAASALRFLYARTFVNRLRRQIARVRSPRYLAAVCIGAFYLWWALFRNTTTNELSVHRLLTSDVTIVLGSAFLLLSSARWWLFGSDRGALAFTAAEVQFLFPAPITRRGLVHAKLLRMQLAILINTLIFTVILRGNAGSLAAWERGFALWMLFTTLAFHRLAAGIVRASVLEHGTAGRRRGVIPMIVFGLLLGAVLYGIVDSWPMLRAASLNGFRAAFEVFVSALNGPVPSMALWPVRTLLAPISTANSTGWPVAVAWAAGILLLHYLWLLRLDGAFEEAALEATQHRAERLQRFRSSQMGQARSRAGKIARIPTLSLTGAPEVAIAWKNIAAALRGGAWRTQLVMFTIGLAALAVATRTASTRIGDAFVGITIGWGAMLLFIGPLWMRFDLRLDLPRLAMLKTMPLPGWRIVMAEIAAVTLLHSITVWSLMIVPLVMFLQDPSMLLESGATIPLLVSIVVAVPIFNALMFTIQNGTALLFPAWVRLGTESRGFETMGQNLLTTGLTTIVAAVALVFPVGLGVLVVWLADDWNGWTVLGATALGCLLIIAELFPVLHWLGSVFERTDVNEVTGST; this is translated from the coding sequence GTGACGGAAACGCCCACCGGCGCTCATTCCACCCTGCGCGCCGCGTCGGCGCTGCGTTTTCTGTATGCGCGCACCTTCGTCAACCGCCTGCGACGGCAGATCGCACGGGTGCGCAGTCCACGGTATCTCGCCGCCGTTTGCATCGGCGCCTTTTACCTCTGGTGGGCGCTGTTCCGCAACACCACCACCAACGAACTCTCGGTACACCGCCTGCTCACCAGCGATGTGACCATCGTGCTGGGCAGCGCGTTCCTGTTGCTGTCCAGTGCACGCTGGTGGCTCTTCGGCAGCGACCGCGGCGCACTCGCCTTCACAGCGGCAGAAGTCCAGTTCCTGTTCCCTGCCCCGATCACGCGACGTGGGTTGGTGCATGCCAAGCTGCTGCGTATGCAGCTCGCCATTCTGATCAACACACTGATCTTCACGGTGATCCTGCGCGGCAACGCGGGCTCGCTGGCGGCGTGGGAACGCGGATTTGCCCTGTGGATGTTGTTCACCACGCTCGCCTTCCATCGCCTCGCCGCCGGCATCGTGCGGGCCAGTGTGCTCGAGCATGGCACCGCCGGACGCCGTCGTGGTGTCATTCCCATGATCGTCTTTGGCTTGCTGCTCGGCGCGGTGCTCTATGGCATCGTCGACAGTTGGCCCATGTTGCGCGCGGCGAGCCTGAACGGCTTTCGGGCCGCCTTCGAAGTATTCGTGAGTGCGCTCAACGGACCAGTGCCTTCCATGGCCCTCTGGCCCGTACGCACATTGCTCGCCCCCATCAGCACGGCCAATAGCACGGGATGGCCGGTGGCGGTAGCGTGGGCCGCTGGTATCCTGCTGCTGCACTACCTCTGGCTGCTGCGTCTCGACGGCGCGTTCGAAGAGGCCGCACTCGAAGCCACACAACATCGCGCCGAACGCCTGCAGCGTTTCCGTTCTTCGCAGATGGGCCAAGCGCGCTCCCGGGCCGGCAAGATCGCGCGCATTCCCACGCTGTCACTCACCGGTGCGCCGGAAGTGGCCATCGCCTGGAAGAACATCGCGGCCGCGCTGCGTGGTGGCGCCTGGCGCACACAGCTCGTGATGTTCACCATCGGTCTGGCCGCACTGGCCGTCGCCACACGCACCGCGTCGACACGCATCGGGGACGCGTTTGTCGGCATCACCATCGGCTGGGGCGCCATGCTGCTCTTCATCGGGCCGCTGTGGATGCGCTTCGACCTGCGCCTCGATCTGCCGCGCCTCGCCATGCTCAAGACGATGCCCCTGCCCGGCTGGCGCATCGTGATGGCGGAGATTGCGGCGGTCACCCTGCTGCACTCCATCACCGTATGGTCGCTGATGATTGTGCCATTGGTGATGTTTCTGCAGGATCCGTCCATGCTGCTCGAAAGCGGCGCCACGATCCCGCTGTTGGTGTCCATTGTCGTAGCGGTGCCCATCTTCAACGCGCTGATGTTCACCATTCAGAACGGCACGGCGCTGCTCTTTCCTGCATGGGTCCGCCTCGGCACCGAATCGCGCGGCTTCGAGACCATGGGACAGAACTTGCTCACGACCGGGCTCACGACCATCGTAGCCGCGGTGGCACTGGTCTTTCCGGTCGGTCTCGGGGTATTGGTGGTATGGTTGGCCGATGACTGGAATGGATGGACGGTCCTCGGCGCAACCGCACTCGGTTGCCTGCTGATCATCGCCGAGCTCTTCCCCGTACTGCACTGGCTGGGATCGGTTTTTGAGCGCACCGATGTGAACGAAGTCACCGGGTCGACCTGA
- the flgN gene encoding flagellar export chaperone FlgN: MSVSPAMLEALYDALFSERRLLDDLIAQMRRQRTAVGADDIDSVDESTFATHRILATLGQARQRRRQLNVLLGGSEECTLRELEELLGDRVDERLRDARLRLQQAADVLTREVGMNRKLLREALSNTNQHVRTLSGGAAMSATYASEGVLPTTPAGSRGVLVNRTV; this comes from the coding sequence GTGAGCGTTTCGCCCGCGATGCTCGAAGCGCTTTACGACGCGCTGTTCAGCGAACGGCGTCTGCTCGATGATCTCATCGCGCAGATGCGTCGCCAGCGCACGGCCGTCGGGGCCGACGATATCGATAGCGTCGACGAAAGCACCTTCGCCACGCATCGCATCCTGGCCACCCTGGGCCAGGCGCGCCAGCGCCGTCGCCAGCTCAACGTGCTGCTCGGCGGCTCCGAAGAATGCACCCTGCGGGAACTCGAAGAACTGCTCGGCGATCGTGTCGATGAGCGCCTGCGTGACGCGCGTCTGCGTCTGCAGCAGGCGGCCGACGTGCTCACGCGCGAAGTGGGCATGAACCGCAAGCTCCTGCGCGAAGCGCTCAGCAACACCAATCAGCATGTACGCACGCTGTCCGGAGGCGCGGCCATGTCGGCCACGTACGCATCCGAAGGCGTTCTCCCCACGACACCCGCCGGCTCGCGCGGTGTGCTCGTGAACCGGACGGTGTAA
- the motA gene encoding flagellar motor stator protein MotA, whose protein sequence is MFVIIGLVVVFGSVIGGYVMHHGQIAVLFQINEFIIIGGAGLGTLIIANPPAVLKACVAQTLGLLKPNPYGASAYAELLQVLYEVFQKARKDGLVGLEAHIEAPESSDIFQKYPSFTNNHHAVSLLCDTLKVLLTGTVEDHNLAEILDVDLEKHHHEGMLAPHAITTVGDAMPGFGIVAAVLGVIITMGSIGGAASEIGEKVAAALVGTFVGILLAYGVFGPVAKAMENRLHAEHDYMLCIRTALLSFARGDAPMTAVEFSRRNIEPHERPSFTELEELTRKKAA, encoded by the coding sequence GTGTTTGTCATCATTGGCCTGGTTGTTGTCTTCGGTTCCGTCATCGGTGGCTATGTCATGCACCATGGCCAAATCGCGGTGCTGTTTCAGATCAACGAATTCATCATCATCGGCGGCGCCGGTCTGGGCACGCTGATCATCGCCAACCCACCGGCGGTGCTCAAGGCCTGCGTGGCTCAGACGCTCGGCCTGCTCAAGCCCAATCCGTACGGTGCGTCGGCCTATGCCGAATTGCTGCAGGTACTCTACGAAGTGTTCCAGAAGGCCCGCAAGGACGGTCTCGTCGGCCTCGAAGCGCACATCGAAGCGCCGGAAAGCAGCGACATCTTCCAGAAGTATCCGTCGTTCACGAACAATCACCATGCCGTGTCGCTGCTGTGTGACACGCTCAAGGTGCTGCTCACGGGCACGGTGGAAGACCACAATCTCGCCGAAATCCTCGACGTCGACCTCGAGAAGCACCACCACGAGGGCATGCTGGCCCCGCACGCCATCACCACCGTCGGTGACGCCATGCCGGGCTTCGGCATCGTGGCCGCCGTGCTCGGCGTTATCATCACGATGGGCTCGATCGGTGGCGCGGCGTCCGAAATCGGCGAAAAGGTGGCCGCCGCGCTCGTCGGAACGTTCGTCGGCATTCTGCTCGCGTACGGCGTGTTCGGCCCGGTCGCCAAGGCCATGGAAAACCGTCTGCACGCCGAGCATGACTACATGCTGTGCATTCGTACGGCGCTGCTGTCCTTCGCCCGTGGTGATGCCCCGATGACCGCCGTGGAATTCTCGCGCCGCAACATCGAGCCGCACGAGCGCCCGAGCTTCACCGAGCTGGAAGAACTCACCCGCAAGAAGGCGGCGTAA
- a CDS encoding ABC transporter ATP-binding protein produces the protein MIDVVGYSKLYGDTVAVQSLSFHVAPGDVLGLVGPNGAGKTTTLRALAGILQPSAGAIRIAGIDLQADPVAAKAKLAFIPDEPQLFEYLTVAEHLQFVARLYGVTDAAPRIPLLLEELELTAKRDALPSELSRGMKQKLAIACGLLHEPRALLLDEPLTGLDPVGIRRMKETISARARDGSAVILSSHLLHLVEELCTRLLVIRQGQAVAFGTIDEIVAARPELAGHSLEAIFIALTGG, from the coding sequence GTGATCGACGTCGTCGGCTATTCCAAGCTCTACGGCGACACCGTCGCCGTGCAGTCACTGTCCTTCCATGTCGCGCCGGGTGACGTGCTGGGACTGGTAGGTCCCAATGGAGCGGGCAAGACCACCACACTACGCGCACTGGCCGGCATCCTGCAGCCATCGGCCGGGGCCATCCGCATCGCCGGTATCGATTTGCAGGCCGACCCGGTGGCTGCCAAAGCCAAGCTGGCATTCATTCCGGACGAGCCGCAGCTCTTCGAATACCTCACCGTTGCCGAACATCTGCAGTTTGTGGCGCGCCTGTACGGGGTCACCGATGCGGCGCCGCGCATTCCCCTGTTGCTCGAAGAACTGGAACTCACGGCCAAGCGTGATGCGCTGCCCAGTGAGCTGTCGCGGGGCATGAAGCAGAAACTCGCCATTGCCTGCGGGCTGCTGCACGAACCCAGGGCGCTGCTGCTCGACGAACCGCTCACCGGACTCGATCCGGTGGGCATCCGGCGCATGAAGGAGACCATCAGTGCCCGCGCGCGCGATGGGTCGGCGGTGATTCTCAGTTCACACCTGCTGCATCTCGTGGAAGAGCTGTGCACCCGGCTGCTGGTCATCCGGCAGGGGCAGGCCGTGGCCTTCGGCACGATCGACGAGATTGTGGCAGCACGACCGGAACTCGCGGGACACTCGCTCGAAGCCATCTTCATTGCACTCACCGGGGGCTGA
- a CDS encoding glycine zipper domain-containing protein: MVLAGATNAEICTLANRPGDRFVVSLAQTVSGPDGATLPAGTPVLVELGQPGPNGEFAFRLKGVQLNGEFIAAEGGVQVADATVTERSISKGGDKGKVITGAIAGAILGRVLGGSTKGAVIGAAGGAAAGTVAAARNTTKERCLPAGTTLTATLSSTMLLPN; this comes from the coding sequence ATGGTACTCGCCGGCGCCACCAACGCGGAGATCTGCACGCTGGCCAATCGCCCGGGCGACCGGTTTGTCGTCTCGTTGGCCCAGACGGTATCAGGTCCTGATGGCGCCACGCTGCCCGCCGGCACGCCGGTGCTGGTCGAACTGGGCCAGCCCGGCCCCAACGGCGAGTTTGCCTTCCGTTTGAAGGGTGTCCAGCTCAACGGCGAGTTCATTGCCGCAGAAGGTGGCGTGCAGGTGGCCGACGCCACCGTCACCGAGCGCAGCATCTCCAAGGGCGGCGACAAAGGCAAGGTCATTACGGGAGCGATCGCCGGCGCCATCCTCGGCCGGGTGTTGGGGGGCAGCACCAAAGGCGCGGTGATTGGCGCGGCCGGTGGCGCCGCCGCCGGTACGGTGGCCGCGGCCCGCAACACCACGAAGGAACGCTGTCTCCCTGCGGGCACCACACTCACCGCCACGCTGTCGTCGACGATGCTGCTCCCCAACTGA
- the flgK gene encoding flagellar hook-associated protein FlgK: protein MGSGLFSIARSALLSHQTALQTISHNVANAETPGFSRQEAVLAANTPVRLYNGNVGTGVHVATIQRKRDLLLDDNYRSANVLAGNSTMRRDLMQKVEDVFGEPSETGMSNALDQFWNSWSDLSAQPNSLAARAVVQQRGRQLGQLFNDYDTQLTQQRTSNLELLDNTVGRINALASQVAELNTRILASEGNGHVANDLRDMRDLRLDELANVAGTRVVNQPNGTVTVVIGNSTLVEGDTWNKVSAQLEPPVPTPAVPLTDVPVKIRLGDSPDRLAPLDGQLSAIVKVLNEDIPATRGRLDAMASQIVTAVNTAHTAGYVFSGNTVPGTAAGNFFEAGTVTNPVRASNIKLDNAISADPGKIAASNDANGPTSNGTAQALAALRIADGTVTWTAPNGTTESGSFVGFFRGLVTRLGVDTASANDSAAVAENLVQQAEIRRQSVSGVNTDEELVNMLRVQQSYQAAAKMITAADEMLKTLINLV, encoded by the coding sequence ATGGGATCAGGCCTGTTCAGCATCGCGCGCAGCGCCCTGCTGTCGCATCAGACGGCGCTCCAGACGATTTCGCACAATGTGGCGAACGCGGAAACGCCGGGCTTTTCGCGGCAGGAGGCCGTGCTGGCGGCCAACACCCCCGTCCGCCTCTACAACGGCAACGTCGGTACGGGTGTGCACGTGGCAACGATCCAGCGCAAGCGCGATCTGTTGCTCGACGACAATTATCGCTCGGCCAATGTGCTCGCGGGCAACTCGACCATGCGCCGCGATCTCATGCAGAAGGTGGAAGACGTCTTCGGTGAGCCGAGTGAAACGGGCATGTCCAATGCCCTCGATCAGTTCTGGAATTCCTGGAGCGACCTCTCCGCGCAGCCCAACAGTCTCGCGGCGCGTGCCGTGGTACAGCAGCGCGGTCGTCAGCTCGGACAGTTGTTCAACGACTACGACACGCAGCTCACGCAGCAGCGCACGTCAAACCTCGAACTGCTCGACAACACCGTCGGTCGCATCAACGCGCTGGCGTCGCAGGTCGCGGAACTGAACACGCGCATTCTCGCCAGCGAAGGCAATGGCCATGTGGCCAATGACCTGCGCGACATGCGCGATCTGCGGCTCGACGAACTCGCGAACGTGGCCGGCACCCGGGTGGTGAACCAGCCGAATGGCACGGTGACCGTGGTCATCGGCAATTCGACGCTCGTGGAAGGGGATACCTGGAACAAGGTGTCGGCGCAGTTGGAGCCGCCGGTGCCGACGCCGGCGGTGCCGCTCACCGATGTGCCGGTGAAGATCCGCCTCGGTGATTCTCCGGACCGACTCGCACCGCTCGATGGTCAGCTATCGGCCATCGTGAAGGTGCTCAACGAAGACATCCCGGCCACGCGCGGTCGTCTCGACGCGATGGCCAGCCAGATCGTGACGGCGGTCAACACCGCGCACACCGCTGGTTACGTGTTCAGCGGCAACACGGTGCCAGGCACCGCCGCTGGCAACTTTTTCGAAGCGGGCACGGTCACCAACCCGGTGCGCGCTTCCAACATCAAGCTCGACAACGCCATCTCGGCCGACCCGGGCAAGATCGCAGCCAGCAACGACGCCAACGGACCGACCAGCAATGGCACGGCCCAGGCACTCGCCGCGCTGCGCATCGCCGATGGCACCGTGACGTGGACCGCCCCCAACGGCACCACGGAATCCGGTTCTTTCGTCGGCTTCTTTCGTGGCCTTGTCACACGCCTCGGCGTGGATACGGCTTCGGCCAATGACTCCGCCGCGGTGGCGGAGAATCTCGTCCAGCAAGCCGAAATCCGTCGGCAGTCGGTGAGTGGAGTGAACACCGATGAAGAACTGGTGAACATGCTGCGCGTGCAGCAGTCGTATCAGGCTGCCGCGAAGATGATCACCGCCGCGGACGAGATGCTCAAGACACTGATCAACCTCGTCTGA
- a CDS encoding flagellar motor protein MotB: MAARGGKKIVIVKKKVAGGGGHHGGSWKVAYADFVTAMMAFFMVMWILGMDDKTKQAIEGYFANPVGYKKGYGAGSSPLGTGSAVNALQRSPMRMIVRSTEQRTFEQMRQAILDKLATSDSLKRLNAQVDVQVTQEGLRIELVESERGDVYFPIGSSQMNSATVLTLQLIGQELSPIAQSLIIEGHTDAAPFGRDASYTNWELSADRANAARRVLQAAGIDPKRISEVRGYADTKPRVINDPKAPANRRISVLIPFTVVPESAGSAEALANGKRDSIVNSIVEPIKKTY, encoded by the coding sequence ATGGCCGCTCGTGGTGGAAAGAAGATCGTCATCGTCAAGAAGAAGGTCGCCGGAGGTGGTGGACACCACGGCGGCTCATGGAAGGTGGCCTACGCCGACTTCGTGACCGCCATGATGGCCTTCTTCATGGTGATGTGGATCCTCGGCATGGACGACAAGACCAAGCAGGCCATCGAGGGCTACTTCGCCAATCCGGTGGGTTACAAGAAGGGATATGGCGCCGGCTCGAGCCCGTTGGGCACCGGGTCCGCCGTCAACGCGCTCCAGCGCTCGCCGATGCGCATGATCGTGCGTTCTACGGAGCAGCGCACGTTCGAGCAGATGCGGCAGGCCATTCTCGACAAACTCGCCACCAGCGATTCACTCAAGCGACTGAACGCCCAGGTGGATGTGCAGGTGACGCAGGAAGGACTGCGCATCGAGCTGGTGGAGTCGGAGCGGGGCGATGTGTATTTCCCGATCGGTTCGTCGCAGATGAACAGCGCCACGGTGCTGACACTGCAGCTCATCGGTCAGGAACTCTCGCCCATCGCGCAGTCGCTCATCATCGAAGGGCACACCGATGCGGCGCCATTTGGTCGGGATGCGTCGTACACGAACTGGGAATTGTCGGCCGACCGCGCCAACGCCGCCCGTCGCGTGTTGCAGGCGGCCGGCATCGACCCCAAGCGCATCAGCGAAGTGCGTGGCTATGCCGACACCAAGCCACGGGTGATCAATGACCCGAAGGCGCCGGCCAATCGTCGGATTTCCGTGCTGATTCCGTTCACCGTGGTACCGGAGAGTGCCGGCAGTGCCGAAGCTCTGGCGAACGGCAAGCGGGATTCCATCGTGAACAGCATCGTCGAACCGATCAAGAAGACGTACTGA